The DNA region TAAAATTGTTGCCTGGGATGAAGCAGGTCAGCCCCTACGAATGTTGGGAACTCATACGGACATTGACGATCGTAAACGAGTAGAGGAAGAACTGCGCCAGGCTATCAGCATCAACCAGGCACTTCTGAATGCCATTCCCGATCTGATTTTACGAATGAGTCGGGATGGCATCTATCGGGATTGCATTCCTAGTTATAACGTAATACTATTAACCCCCCATGATGAATTAGTGGGTAAGAGTATATGGGAGATCCTGCCTGCGGATTTAGCTCAACAACGATTGGATGCGATCGAACGGGCGTTCCAAACGGGTTTGCCCCAAATTCATGAGTATCAAATCTATATCGACGGGGAATTGCGGTATGAGGAAGCTCGTTGTGTTGTCTGTCGAGATGATGAAGCAATGGTGCTGGTGCGAGATATTACCGATCGCAAACGCGCTGAAATTGCTTTGCAACAACTGAATCAAGAACTGGAACAGCGGATTCACGATCGTACTCTGGAACTTCAGAAAGCCATGGAGGCGGCAAAGTCTGCGAATCTTGCCAAAAGTACGTTTCTAGCCAACATGAGCCATGAACTGCGGACACCGCTCAACGCGATTCTGGGGTTTGCTCAATTACTGTCTCGCGATGTGACAATGGCCGCCGAGCAACGCCATCAACTGGCCATCATCAATAACAGCGGCAAACATCTGCTGAACCTGATTAACGACATTCTGGAAATGTCCAAAATTGAAGCCGGCCGAATTCAATTTGAAGCCAGCAGCTTTGACTTATCCCTGCTGCTCGACCTGCTGGAAGAAATGTTTCAGATGCGTGCCCGCGAAAAAGGATTGCACCTGATCGTAGAGCGTGCAGCCGGACTGCCGCGATATGTGCGAACCGATGAACACAAATTGCGGCAAGTACTGATCAACCTGCTGGGTAACGCGATCAAATTCACCCTTGCCGGACAAGTGGAACTGCACATTCGGCCTAGTGCTGGAGGATTGGCCTCAGAATTGGGACTTGAGTTTCAAGTGTGTGACACCGGCATTGGGATTGCGTCAGACGAACTAGAGAGCTTGTTTGAACCGTTTACGCAGTCCCGCAGTCGGCAGGTATTTCAGGAAGGCACAGGCTTGGGGTTGTCGATCAGCCGCCAGTTTGTGCAATTATTGGGAGGAGACTTGCGCGTCACCAGTACACAGGGAGTGGGTTCGAGCTTTAGCTTTAGCATCCCCGTCCAGCCAGTAGAGGGGGCAGAGTGTCCCAGCACCGCCAGTGGGCCAACGATTCTGGGACTCGCCGCGAATCAACCGAGCTACCGGATTCTGGTGGCCGAAGATATAGAGACGAATCGCCTGCTGATGGTGCAGTTGCTGCAATCGCTGGGATTTGCAGTGCAGTCAGCGGGAACAGGAGAAGAAGCCATCGCCGTTTGGGAGCACTGGCAACCGCAGTTGATCTGGATGGATATGCGGATGCCAGGGATGGATGGCTATGAAGCGACGCGACAGATTCGGGCGAGAGAACGGCAACGCGGTGGGGAGTTCGTGCCGACGATTATCATCGCCTTAACGGCGAGTGCCTTTGAAGAAGACCGGGCGCGGGTGTTAGCGGCTGGGTGTGATGACTTTGTGCGGAAGCCGTTTCAGGAAGCGGAGTTATTGGAGAAGATGGCAGTGTATCTGGGCGTGGAGTATGTGTATGCGGCGGTGGCGGCAGCGGAGAACCCGGTGGTGGCCAGTGAGTTGGATGTGAATGCGGCCTTGCAGTCTTTACCGTTGCCGTTATTGCAGCAACTGTATCAAGCGACGCTGGAATTAGACAGTAAACAGTTGACAGGGCTGCTGCAGGGGTTAGCGGCAGAGCACCCGCAGTTAGCGACCTTGCTGCTGGAGAAGTTGGAGAACTTTGACCTGGAAGAAATTCTGCATCTACTCCAGCAGGCGATGAAACTTTAGTACAGTTTCTACAGCTTTAGGATCAGGCATATCTCCACTCTTCCCGCCTCATCCTGCTGCAGTTAACGCTTTTACCTGCCAGGTTTTGTCCTGGGAGAGTTCCAATACCAATTGATGATAATGGGTCAGGGAGGTGCGATGACCGACACTGAGAAAGGTTGTGCCCATTGCTTGCAAGTGGTGATATAAGCCTTCCTCGTTACGGATATCCAGAGCGCTGGTTGCTTCATCCAGAATGGCGTACCGGGGTTTGTTGAGCAGTAAGCGGGCAAAGGTCAGCCGTTGCTGTTCTCCCAATGAGAGGACATCAGCCCAATCTTCCTCGGCCTCAAAGCCTCCAAAGCGATCGTCCAATCCCGCCAAATTTACCTGTTCCAGGACTTGTTTTAAGTGTTGATCGTCAACTTCTAAATGAGTATTGGGGTAGAGGAGTTGATCCCGAAGAGTTCCCAGAACCATATAGGGGCGCTGCGGCAGAAACAGGATTTGATCAGCATCAGGCCGGACGATCGTTCCCTTGCCAGAGTTCCACAAGCCTGCGATCGCCCGTAATAGAGAACTCTTGCCGCATCCACTCGGCCCCATTACCAGTAATCCTTTGCCGGCGGGCAACTCGACCGATAAATCCTCAACCAGGGTGCGTTGATAATTCGGTGTCTGCAGGCTAAGTTGTTCGATGGCAATCCGATCGCCCTCCCGGATATGAATTTTCGGCTGTGGGGTTGGTGTTTCTGGGGTCGTATCCGAGGTGACAGTGGGCGATGCATCAGAGGTGAAAGCGGCTTCCCGCTGGGCCAGGAATTCAGCAAAGGTGTACAGACGATTAATTCCGGCCCCAAAGGTCGTTAATGCCTGGAAGCGGGCTACTACCACGTTAAGCGAGAAAAAGACGCGAATAAACGCTCCCTGCGCTTCAGAGACTTTTCCCACCTCTATCTCACCTGCAAAAATGGCTGGCGCTACAACCAGAGCCGGCAGGATGAAGGGAATAAATTCATAGGTATTCGTCAGGGCATTCAAATTTAATTCCCAGATCAGCAGCCGTTTCACATTGTCAAAAACATCCAGGAAGCGATATTTCACCTGATGGGATTCTCGCTCCTCACCGCGATAAAAGGCGATCGCTTCGGCATTCTCCCGCACCCGCACCAGGCTAAACCGGAGATTGGCTTCTCTTTTAAGCTGCTCAAAGTTGAGTCGCACCAGCGGTTTACCAAAGACAACTGATGTAACCAGGGTGCCAATCAGGGCATACAGCACCAGAAATGCCACCAGCGATCGGGAAATGCCCCACAGAACGCTACTAAAGGCAACGATCGCCAGCACCGATTCCACCAACACCAGCAGAAAGGTAAGGGATTCCTGGGTAAAGCTGCGAATATCCTCGGCAATCCGTTGATCTGGGTTGTCAATTTCGGTATGGGTAATTTGCAAATCGTAGTAAGCCCGATCGCAAAGATAGCGATCGACAAATTGATGCGTCAACCAGCGTCGCCATTGCAAACTCAGGCGATCGCGCAGGTAATTATATCCAGCCAGCAGCGGCGCATAGACCACCAGCACGCCCAGAAAAATCAGAATCGTTTGCCAGAAACGCGGTTCATCCTGGGCAGACAGGGCGGAAATCAGCACCCCCCGCTTGTTGTTCAGCACCACGCTCAACCCCGTATAGGTCAACAACAACAGCACCACTCCCAGCAAAAAGCCTCTGGCCTGCCATTTTTCATCCCCAAACCAATAGGGTTTGGCGATCGTCCAAAACTGCTGGAATACTTGAAAATTTAATCGATCCATCGGTCATTCCTTACAAGGCAAACGGCAGAGAGCAAAAGGTGAAAACTTCGGCCATTTTGAAATTATGGGGCAAAGTTCTCAGGTAGTGATCGATGAATTTAGTTTGGACCCCTGCTTTCAGTCGAGCTTTCAAACGGTTAATTCGACAAAATCCTCAACTGCCTCCTCAGATTGAAGCTACTCTTGAGCAATGACTTGAAGATCCCTTTCATCCGACCTTGAAGACACATAACCTTAAAGGTGATTTGCAAGGGCGATGGTCATGTTCTATTGATTACAATAATCGAGTTGTTTTTAAGTTTGTCACTAATTCTGATTCTGGCACTTGGTTGACTGACTAATCTTCTGAACACCCGCTACATCACCAGGAAATCAACAGAGACATGAGCGTTTCAGAACTTTTGTCAGTCAATCAGTTCTGATACTTTCCTGATGAAGTGTACTGAGTCATAGGAATGAGGGCAAATGACGAATGACGATCGCCGTTGCTGTAAAATTGGACTCCATCTAACCTTTCGCACCCTCGATCGCCCTCCATGCTGTGTGATTATTTGCAACTGATTCTGACGGCTCGCGTGTATGATGTCGCTCAGGAAACCCCACTGGAAGTAGCTCCCAACCTCTCAGCGCGGCTAAACAACAAACTGCTGCTAAAGCGGGAAGATATGCAGTCTGTCTTCTCCTTCAAGTTGCGGGGAGCCTATAACAAAATGGCCAAGTTGCCACCCGATCAACTGGCTCAGGGCGTGATCGCGGCCTCTGCGGGAAACCATGCCCAGGGAGTCGCACTCGGTGCCTGCCAACTGGGAACCAGAACCATGATTGTGATGCCTGTGACCACGCCGCAGGTGAAAGTAGATGCAGTGAAAGCCCGGGGAGGAGAGGTGATCTTACATGGCGAT from Leptodesmis sichuanensis A121 includes:
- a CDS encoding ABC transporter ATP-binding protein/permease is translated as MDRLNFQVFQQFWTIAKPYWFGDEKWQARGFLLGVVLLLLTYTGLSVVLNNKRGVLISALSAQDEPRFWQTILIFLGVLVVYAPLLAGYNYLRDRLSLQWRRWLTHQFVDRYLCDRAYYDLQITHTEIDNPDQRIAEDIRSFTQESLTFLLVLVESVLAIVAFSSVLWGISRSLVAFLVLYALIGTLVTSVVFGKPLVRLNFEQLKREANLRFSLVRVRENAEAIAFYRGEERESHQVKYRFLDVFDNVKRLLIWELNLNALTNTYEFIPFILPALVVAPAIFAGEIEVGKVSEAQGAFIRVFFSLNVVVARFQALTTFGAGINRLYTFAEFLAQREAAFTSDASPTVTSDTTPETPTPQPKIHIREGDRIAIEQLSLQTPNYQRTLVEDLSVELPAGKGLLVMGPSGCGKSSLLRAIAGLWNSGKGTIVRPDADQILFLPQRPYMVLGTLRDQLLYPNTHLEVDDQHLKQVLEQVNLAGLDDRFGGFEAEEDWADVLSLGEQQRLTFARLLLNKPRYAILDEATSALDIRNEEGLYHHLQAMGTTFLSVGHRTSLTHYHQLVLELSQDKTWQVKALTAAG